Proteins found in one Alicyclobacillus cycloheptanicus genomic segment:
- a CDS encoding DDE-type integrase/transposase/recombinase, with translation MDRKKLAKEIAAFRYGTIAPIVSRQTPLSPGELRIYFERMVQQSYVIPGTTRTTLSVRTLERWLEAYRKGGYDALMPKTRSDKGRHQLPDEVIQKAVALRRERPERSVEQIILLLEASGVVEPGTVAQSTLARHLRRLGASRKELLRSSDRGYRRFEAEDVHVLWQADFKHALYLPDPSNSERKKKTILFAILDDYSRLIVHGQFYWDEQLPRLEDSLKKAILRYGIPEQLYVDNGAVFSSQHLQRICGRLGIHLSHSKAYRPAGRGKIERIFRFLDTSFIPEAYEQVEAGHIRTLGELNEAFWAWVDGYYHLRKHGSTGIPPKERAASSNRVPKRVSEAELTEIFLWEEERTADKAACVSLMGNTYEVDADLARRKVTLCYDPFDLSVIQVWFDDKRWPDAKPVDLTRRYDRRVASTVKSDKPTTEHVSFFQAADNRRKQAAVEESPLRFSDTKRGEHK, from the coding sequence ATGGACCGAAAGAAGTTGGCCAAGGAGATTGCGGCGTTTCGATACGGGACGATTGCGCCCATTGTGAGCAGACAAACGCCGCTGTCTCCAGGGGAATTGCGTATCTATTTTGAGCGGATGGTACAACAATCCTACGTGATTCCCGGCACCACTAGAACGACGCTCAGCGTGCGGACCTTGGAACGATGGCTGGAAGCGTACCGGAAAGGCGGATATGATGCCCTGATGCCGAAGACCCGCAGCGACAAAGGGCGCCACCAGTTACCAGACGAAGTGATTCAAAAGGCGGTGGCGTTGCGGCGGGAGCGACCCGAGCGCAGCGTGGAGCAGATCATCCTCTTGCTGGAGGCAAGCGGTGTTGTGGAGCCAGGCACAGTGGCACAGAGCACATTGGCCCGCCATTTGCGTCGTTTAGGAGCAAGCCGTAAAGAGTTGCTTCGTTCCAGTGACCGGGGATACCGGCGTTTTGAGGCGGAAGACGTGCATGTCTTGTGGCAGGCGGATTTTAAGCATGCGCTGTACTTGCCTGACCCAAGCAACTCGGAGCGCAAGAAAAAGACGATTCTGTTTGCGATCCTCGATGATTATTCGAGGCTCATTGTCCATGGGCAGTTTTATTGGGATGAGCAGTTGCCACGCCTGGAGGACAGCCTGAAAAAGGCGATTCTGCGATACGGCATTCCAGAACAACTTTATGTGGACAACGGTGCGGTGTTCTCATCCCAGCATTTACAGCGCATCTGCGGAAGACTGGGGATTCACCTTTCCCACAGTAAAGCCTACCGTCCAGCGGGTCGTGGGAAAATTGAACGGATATTCCGTTTCCTCGACACCAGCTTCATTCCAGAGGCCTATGAGCAAGTGGAAGCGGGACATATCCGGACCCTCGGCGAGCTCAATGAGGCGTTCTGGGCCTGGGTGGATGGGTATTACCACCTGCGCAAGCATGGCAGCACAGGAATACCGCCAAAAGAAAGAGCCGCAAGCAGCAACCGGGTTCCCAAGCGGGTTTCAGAGGCGGAACTGACAGAGATTTTCCTTTGGGAGGAAGAGCGTACAGCAGACAAGGCCGCATGTGTCTCCCTGATGGGCAACACCTACGAGGTGGATGCTGACTTGGCCAGGCGGAAGGTGACACTGTGTTATGACCCATTTGATCTCTCGGTGATTCAAGTCTGGTTCGACGACAAGCGATGGCCCGACGCAAAGCCGGTGGACCTGACTCGCCGCTATGATCGCAGGGTTGCCTCGACAGTGAAGAGCGACAAACCAACGACGGAGCACGTGTCCTTCTTCCAGGCAGCGGATAACCGGCGCAAGCAGGCTGCAGTTGAAGAGTCCCCGCTGCGATTCTCAGATACAAAGCGTGGTGAACACAAGTGA
- a CDS encoding kelch repeat-containing protein codes for MYVFGGGQSWSYDTIIRVRPGAAEIVGSLPNRLSDAVSIPYVYNGQRGLLLIGGYDGKIFNRVAKFVSVQGRHLHWQTLFTLPEGLRYPAVASTNGKVFIAGGQTASGGLSDDVYVWSSGSNEVRHLATLPSALDKAAAFAAGSMSIVIAGGNRADGQPTDEILAMNVKTGAIKQVGKLPSALADMGYTQVGSVGYIAGGVLSSGQTNSEVWKVLMGE; via the coding sequence TTGTATGTCTTTGGTGGTGGACAAAGCTGGTCGTATGACACTATCATTCGTGTCCGTCCAGGGGCGGCAGAAATTGTTGGATCGCTCCCGAATCGACTGTCTGATGCTGTCAGTATCCCGTATGTATACAACGGGCAAAGGGGACTCTTGTTGATTGGTGGGTACGATGGGAAAATCTTTAACCGCGTTGCGAAGTTTGTGAGTGTTCAAGGAAGACATCTGCATTGGCAGACTTTGTTCACCTTGCCGGAAGGACTCCGGTATCCGGCTGTTGCTTCCACAAATGGAAAGGTATTTATCGCTGGTGGACAAACGGCGTCCGGGGGATTGAGCGATGACGTTTACGTGTGGTCGAGTGGGTCAAACGAAGTTCGACACTTGGCGACGCTTCCTTCCGCCTTGGATAAGGCAGCGGCGTTCGCGGCTGGATCAATGTCCATCGTAATCGCCGGTGGGAATCGGGCCGATGGTCAACCAACCGATGAGATTCTTGCCATGAACGTCAAGACTGGCGCCATAAAACAAGTTGGCAAACTGCCCAGTGCGCTTGCGGACATGGGATACACCCAAGTTGGTTCGGTCGGATACATCGCAGGCGGGGTCTTGTCGTCCGGGCAGACCAACTCCGAAGTATGGAAAGTATTAATGGGAGAGTGA
- a CDS encoding SLC5/6 family protein, translating into MFTKINAEKPGFLTLGAKGMGIPWFISTVALTGLGFYMWPHAFGAVYTAKHERVFRKNAIFLPLYQLILLFVFFAGFAAILITPGLTNSNLALLDAVQKVFPGWVAGVIGGAGVLTAIVPGSLMLMCAGTLIAENIYRPLVGGNTSPKQLQTIARVMVWVVAAVTFLFSIHSNAAIVALLLMGYNFVSQFFPTVLLAVFARRAVSKAGAFAGIIVGVAMVVYFTMSNLSLLWGVNTGFWALLVNFIVVVVVSLMTREATQPRELNVESAG; encoded by the coding sequence ATGTTTACGAAAATCAATGCGGAGAAGCCAGGGTTCTTGACTTTGGGTGCAAAGGGCATGGGGATTCCCTGGTTTATTTCAACGGTTGCCCTGACGGGGCTCGGCTTCTATATGTGGCCGCATGCATTCGGTGCCGTCTACACCGCCAAACATGAACGCGTATTTCGCAAAAACGCCATATTCCTCCCTCTCTATCAGTTGATCTTGTTGTTCGTGTTCTTTGCCGGTTTCGCGGCCATTTTGATCACGCCGGGCTTGACCAACAGCAACCTGGCCCTGCTCGACGCGGTGCAGAAGGTGTTTCCCGGCTGGGTTGCAGGCGTGATCGGGGGAGCGGGTGTTCTGACTGCCATCGTCCCGGGATCCCTTATGCTGATGTGCGCAGGAACGCTGATTGCGGAGAATATTTATCGTCCTCTCGTTGGCGGCAACACCTCTCCAAAGCAGCTCCAAACGATTGCACGGGTGATGGTTTGGGTGGTCGCAGCGGTGACATTCCTCTTTTCCATCCACAGCAATGCGGCGATTGTAGCGCTGCTGCTGATGGGGTACAATTTCGTCTCGCAGTTTTTCCCAACCGTACTTCTGGCCGTCTTTGCGCGTCGGGCTGTGAGTAAAGCGGGCGCATTCGCCGGGATCATCGTGGGTGTTGCGATGGTCGTCTATTTCACGATGTCCAACCTCTCCCTCTTGTGGGGCGTCAACACGGGGTTCTGGGCGTTGCTTGTCAACTTCATTGTGGTGGTCGTGGTCTCGTTGATGACGCGGGAAGCGACCCAGCCCCGTGAGCTGAATGTAGAATCGGCCGGTTGA
- a CDS encoding DUF5348 domain-containing protein has product MTGNLRFSSLRDRWYFADEQDEHDLHCGDPIEIEIGDRYYYARIEWCAEGWYAIFHEDDQRSDAFVLMRNRTYTARWIYF; this is encoded by the coding sequence ATGACGGGAAATCTACGATTCAGTTCACTGCGGGACCGATGGTACTTTGCAGATGAACAAGATGAACATGACTTGCATTGCGGAGACCCGATTGAAATCGAGATCGGCGACAGATATTACTACGCGAGAATAGAGTGGTGTGCTGAGGGATGGTACGCGATCTTCCACGAAGACGACCAGCGCAGTGACGCATTCGTGCTGATGCGCAACCGAACTTACACTGCGAGGTGGATATACTTCTAG
- a CDS encoding ExeA family protein gives MMTEFFGFAQEPFDRDIPVERLVAFHGHSELSARLIYATEHRHMALVTGDTGTGKTTAVRAVMKRMDESQYKFMYIANAGLTPKTLYRVILERLQIQPRFRQVDNQALVHQVLEESYQKGQQVVIIVDEAHELDPQMLAEFRFLNNFRADSFSPISLWLVGQTELREKMKLRILTSLSGRIQIRYHMGTLTEAEVQDYVSKQLASVGQERTIFSADAVKLIARTSQGNPRLINTLCRGALIDAATLGHSVVDNSHVERAWMEVSGS, from the coding sequence ATGATGACTGAGTTCTTTGGCTTCGCTCAGGAGCCTTTTGACCGTGACATCCCGGTCGAACGCTTGGTGGCGTTTCACGGTCACAGCGAGCTCTCTGCAAGGCTCATCTACGCGACGGAACACCGCCACATGGCACTTGTAACCGGGGACACCGGGACCGGGAAGACAACGGCCGTACGCGCTGTGATGAAGCGAATGGATGAGAGCCAATACAAGTTCATGTATATCGCCAACGCCGGACTTACGCCCAAAACACTATACCGCGTGATTCTCGAGCGTCTGCAGATCCAGCCCAGGTTTCGACAGGTAGATAACCAGGCGCTCGTTCACCAGGTGCTCGAAGAAAGCTACCAAAAAGGCCAACAAGTCGTGATTATCGTCGATGAAGCACATGAACTCGACCCGCAGATGCTGGCCGAATTTCGGTTCCTCAACAATTTTCGGGCTGATTCATTCTCGCCGATTTCCCTCTGGCTGGTGGGACAAACAGAATTGCGGGAGAAGATGAAACTCCGAATCCTGACTTCACTATCCGGGAGAATCCAAATTCGCTACCACATGGGGACGTTGACCGAGGCTGAAGTGCAGGACTATGTCTCGAAGCAGCTGGCGAGCGTGGGTCAGGAGAGAACGATTTTCTCAGCTGATGCCGTGAAGTTGATTGCGAGAACCAGCCAAGGTAATCCCCGGTTGATTAACACACTGTGTCGTGGCGCGCTGATCGACGCTGCAACGTTGGGACACAGCGTCGTTGATAACAGTCATGTGGAGCGGGCATGGATGGAGGTGAGCGGCTCATGA
- a CDS encoding DDE-type integrase/transposase/recombinase: MQDDSRRQIALFRYGLIAPILRQTESGAQKAMLEELASQEHEMPNGEKRRFSERTLERYLAGYRKEGVDGLLPQLRADDRRPRVLPPHVIERAVALRKEQPLRTVEQLIVMLETEGLVPEGFIRRSTLSAHLRRAKVERTKAVRKQRTWQRYTANEVHEIWQCDVCDSLRVPDPNSGGQMRVARLVAVLDDKSRYICYAAFYFRENLPVLEDALKKAITTHGTPKIFYCDNAKIYQSKQLSEVAARLGFEIRHSRPFLPQGRGKLERYFGYVERSFRPEAELCVKNSTIQNLDDLNRYFRAWLEKMYHQRTHSTLKKRPAAVLTTHGPLRLVDPHVLEDAFQWTYKAKVDKTACISVQGNTYEVESILVGRTVTLRYNPFDLTRIQVWLEGKHYANAVPLKMRRHTDKRVTQADSPPSELPTEPGISFLETITAAHEKQRQQSLGRTSFARALKDGESHDD, from the coding sequence CTCTGTTCCGCTATGGTCTTATTGCCCCGATATTGCGGCAAACCGAGAGTGGTGCTCAAAAAGCGATGCTGGAGGAACTGGCTAGTCAGGAACATGAGATGCCAAACGGAGAGAAAAGAAGATTCTCGGAACGCACGCTAGAGCGATATTTGGCAGGCTACCGAAAGGAAGGGGTAGATGGGCTGCTTCCCCAACTTCGGGCAGACGACCGCCGACCGCGGGTGTTGCCCCCTCATGTGATTGAACGAGCTGTGGCCTTGCGTAAGGAACAACCCTTGCGCACAGTGGAGCAACTCATTGTGATGCTGGAGACTGAAGGACTCGTTCCAGAAGGATTTATTCGGCGCAGCACACTGTCCGCGCATTTGCGCAGAGCCAAGGTGGAGCGTACAAAGGCAGTGCGCAAGCAACGTACCTGGCAGCGGTATACCGCCAATGAAGTTCACGAAATTTGGCAATGTGACGTCTGTGATTCCTTGCGCGTCCCAGACCCCAACTCTGGGGGCCAGATGCGGGTAGCCAGATTGGTTGCTGTACTTGACGATAAGAGTCGTTATATCTGCTACGCCGCGTTTTATTTTCGAGAGAATCTGCCGGTGCTTGAGGATGCGTTGAAAAAAGCGATTACTACGCATGGAACGCCGAAAATCTTCTACTGCGACAATGCAAAGATTTACCAGTCAAAACAGTTGAGCGAGGTGGCTGCCAGACTCGGGTTTGAGATTCGTCACTCCCGGCCATTTCTCCCCCAAGGGCGCGGGAAATTGGAACGATACTTCGGCTACGTAGAGCGCTCTTTCCGCCCGGAAGCCGAGTTGTGTGTGAAGAACAGTACCATCCAGAATCTCGACGACCTCAATCGCTACTTCCGTGCCTGGCTGGAGAAAATGTATCACCAGAGAACCCACAGCACGTTGAAAAAACGGCCTGCAGCCGTACTGACCACGCACGGTCCGTTGCGGTTGGTGGACCCGCATGTGCTCGAAGACGCATTTCAATGGACCTACAAGGCAAAGGTGGACAAGACAGCCTGCATTTCAGTGCAGGGAAACACGTACGAGGTTGAGTCCATCCTCGTTGGGCGAACCGTGACGTTGCGCTACAACCCCTTCGACCTCACTCGTATTCAGGTATGGCTGGAGGGCAAGCACTACGCGAATGCCGTCCCGCTGAAGATGCGCCGACACACAGACAAACGTGTAACGCAAGCCGATTCCCCACCTTCAGAGCTACCAACCGAACCAGGGATTTCCTTTCTCGAAACGATTACCGCAGCCCACGAAAAGCAGAGGCAACAGTCGCTTGGGCGAACCTCGTTTGCTCGTGCCCTGAAAGATGGTGAATCTCATGATGACTGA